The proteins below are encoded in one region of Cystobacter fuscus DSM 2262:
- a CDS encoding putative metal-binding motif-containing protein has translation MKRAVVVGLGLLCITCTVPDIDELESERPSSCDADHPCQVRVLLTYDGFRPGCVTLRLEDAEASSRTLELPVEPPVLEGKGTREVGFIRRAGWSHTVVVSASAREHSCTGQEVATATGRVDVPNEGSAEVSLGLSARDEDGDGYVSTFSEGTDCDDRSASIAPGLEERCDFLDNNCDTRVDPEPVCAGVEWRTTPPLGGVARRDVAPHARGRAWFVSDNTGVLAYVSREADGGFDVRRFTDCEGAWSTAWARPSDGRVFMGSWLGQLATRTTTVGKPCTVAPFDGGGAAIQDIVGFEGDGGTTLYAVSESGDILRWDYPEDPVRVAHVDADLRSIHGLDPRTLIAVGTAGSKVPVAYHANPDGGTWLPESLPPSSAGQFALQSVHVVSPGLAYASGDQGLLLEREGGTWTTKPAYPIFVDGGVAPDILDVVSFGKGAVFGRLDTDDIVRFDGTRWLDFRFGTQGFTSLEALSSDEIWSVAEDGTGFHWGP, from the coding sequence ATGAAGCGCGCCGTGGTCGTGGGACTCGGGTTGCTCTGCATCACCTGCACCGTGCCGGACATCGACGAGCTCGAGTCCGAGCGCCCGAGCAGTTGCGACGCGGACCACCCCTGCCAGGTCCGCGTGCTGCTGACCTACGACGGCTTCCGTCCGGGCTGCGTCACGCTGCGGCTCGAGGACGCGGAGGCGTCCTCGAGGACGCTGGAGCTCCCGGTGGAGCCTCCGGTGTTGGAGGGGAAGGGCACCCGTGAGGTGGGCTTCATCCGCAGGGCCGGCTGGAGCCACACCGTGGTGGTGTCGGCCTCCGCCCGCGAGCACTCGTGCACCGGACAGGAGGTGGCCACCGCGACGGGCCGGGTGGACGTTCCCAACGAGGGGAGCGCGGAGGTGTCCCTGGGCCTGAGCGCGCGCGACGAGGATGGGGACGGCTACGTGAGCACCTTCTCCGAGGGCACGGACTGCGATGACCGCTCCGCCTCCATCGCACCCGGTCTGGAGGAGCGCTGCGACTTCCTCGACAACAACTGCGACACCCGCGTGGACCCGGAGCCCGTGTGCGCCGGCGTCGAGTGGAGGACGACACCGCCCCTGGGCGGAGTGGCTCGCCGGGATGTGGCCCCTCACGCGCGCGGCCGGGCCTGGTTCGTGAGCGACAACACGGGCGTGCTCGCCTACGTCAGCCGCGAGGCCGACGGCGGCTTCGACGTGCGGCGGTTCACCGACTGCGAGGGGGCGTGGTCCACCGCCTGGGCGCGGCCGAGCGACGGGCGCGTCTTCATGGGCTCCTGGCTGGGTCAGCTCGCCACGCGAACGACCACTGTCGGGAAGCCCTGCACGGTGGCGCCCTTCGACGGGGGCGGCGCGGCCATCCAGGACATCGTGGGGTTCGAGGGAGACGGGGGCACGACGCTCTACGCGGTGAGCGAGTCCGGGGACATCCTCCGCTGGGACTACCCGGAGGACCCGGTGCGGGTGGCGCACGTGGACGCGGACCTGCGCTCCATCCACGGGCTCGACCCGCGGACGCTCATCGCCGTGGGGACGGCCGGGAGCAAGGTGCCGGTCGCCTACCACGCCAACCCGGATGGTGGCACGTGGCTGCCGGAATCGCTGCCGCCGTCCTCCGCGGGGCAGTTCGCCCTCCAGTCCGTGCACGTGGTGAGCCCGGGTCTCGCCTACGCCTCGGGAGACCAGGGGCTGCTGCTGGAGCGCGAGGGGGGCACGTGGACCACGAAGCCCGCGTACCCCATCTTCGTGGACGGCGGCGTCGCCCCGGACATCCTCGACGTGGTGTCCTTCGGGAAGGGCGCCGTCTTCGGACGCCTGGACACGGACGACATCGTCCGCTTCGACGGGACGCGGTGGCTGGACTTCCGCTTCGGCACGCAGGGCTTCACGAGCCTCGAGGCGCTGTCGTCGGACGAGATCTGGAGCGTGGCCGAGGACGGCACCGGCTTTCACTGGGGGCCGTAG
- a CDS encoding glycosyl hydrolase family 18 protein, with protein sequence MRRRACGLSATVAAILLLGIACGERDAAPLAKSESPLAAACSEWAEGTSYTAGQVVTYQGATYTARVAHTAHPGANWNPRDTATLWQAGGSCGGGSTDGGTGGGTDAGTGTDAGTGTDAGTSTASPWAANTQYAVGDVVSYGGVKYQCIFAHTSGPGWEPPNVPSLWKVAPPDTGGGGPTTPFCAPAWVATKIYSKGKVVGYNGRAYRALADVHGIRPDDTVYNMWQLVGVPDEALCPVSIPNTIDYGQPSVVTGNERAGSAAPSGPIGAAHPVSGTGTGGTRGGIDPSKDPGGNHPGFDADTGARVSKLPPGTLPLQHNVYQLSAGQEIVEYLGDWAIYGRRFDFNKLPVKNVHRLVYGFAGICFPAAKNTQDPGFPTTAPAAVNRTCKQSHLPDGAMAVADFEAAFLRVLPGQTGGKVTGTEPMYDLDPKDVAGVFGVLYKLRQENPHLKLDLSVGGWTLSEGFPWMAYDPTRRKAFVDSVVRFLEQFDFDGIDIDWEYPGADGAVPGMSRPDDPQNYLQLLKELRAGMDWLSRKTGKQYRLSSAIAAIPSKLTLIDWAETSKYLDRLYLMTYDFSGAWERQFSHHTPLLTNPNFKDAQGNTAPLSVDAAVRTLREEGAPANKIMIGIANYHRAKAIKLGDITEYTNGLRGSSTFGDLNATGVGLVLGVAGVGSWEAGVVEGYDLYQNFLDKDLKPRNGYHLYTDKASNADYLVNPLGSFITVETPRTVALKAAYAKVNGLAGVFGWQMEQDNGYNLNALNHVLGNALVSNLSDAKPQDQIAVCGENVTAAECAQLNQGIK encoded by the coding sequence ATGCGGCGTCGTGCGTGTGGTTTGTCCGCCACGGTGGCGGCCATCCTGCTTTTGGGAATTGCTTGCGGTGAGCGTGATGCCGCCCCGCTGGCGAAGAGCGAGAGTCCGTTGGCCGCGGCCTGCTCCGAGTGGGCCGAAGGGACGAGCTACACGGCCGGGCAGGTGGTGACCTACCAGGGGGCGACGTACACCGCACGGGTGGCTCACACCGCGCATCCCGGGGCCAATTGGAACCCGAGGGATACGGCCACGCTCTGGCAGGCAGGAGGGAGCTGCGGTGGAGGAAGCACCGACGGAGGTACGGGGGGCGGCACTGATGCTGGCACCGGCACCGATGCTGGCACTGGCACTGACGCTGGCACCAGCACGGCCAGCCCCTGGGCCGCCAACACGCAGTACGCGGTGGGCGACGTCGTCTCCTACGGTGGTGTGAAGTACCAGTGCATCTTCGCCCACACCTCCGGGCCAGGCTGGGAGCCGCCCAATGTCCCCTCCCTGTGGAAGGTGGCTCCGCCCGACACGGGAGGAGGCGGCCCCACGACGCCCTTCTGCGCACCCGCGTGGGTGGCCACCAAGATCTATTCGAAGGGGAAGGTCGTCGGATACAACGGCAGGGCCTACCGCGCCCTGGCCGACGTGCACGGAATCAGGCCCGACGACACCGTCTACAACATGTGGCAACTCGTCGGCGTTCCGGACGAGGCCCTGTGCCCGGTGTCCATCCCCAACACCATCGACTATGGCCAGCCATCGGTGGTGACGGGCAACGAGCGCGCGGGCAGCGCCGCGCCTTCGGGACCCATCGGCGCGGCCCACCCGGTCTCCGGCACCGGCACCGGCGGCACCCGGGGTGGTATCGATCCCTCGAAGGATCCGGGTGGCAACCACCCCGGCTTCGACGCGGACACGGGCGCGCGCGTCTCCAAGCTTCCTCCCGGAACCCTGCCACTCCAGCACAATGTCTATCAACTGAGCGCCGGACAGGAGATCGTCGAGTACCTCGGGGACTGGGCCATCTATGGCCGTCGCTTCGACTTCAACAAGCTGCCGGTGAAGAACGTGCACCGGCTCGTCTACGGGTTCGCGGGCATCTGCTTCCCGGCCGCGAAGAACACGCAGGACCCGGGCTTTCCCACCACCGCGCCCGCGGCGGTCAATCGGACGTGCAAGCAGAGCCACCTGCCAGACGGTGCGATGGCTGTCGCGGACTTCGAGGCGGCCTTCCTGCGCGTCCTGCCGGGCCAGACCGGAGGCAAGGTGACGGGCACGGAGCCCATGTATGACCTGGACCCGAAGGACGTGGCGGGCGTGTTTGGCGTCCTCTACAAGCTGCGTCAGGAGAACCCGCACCTGAAGTTGGATCTGTCGGTGGGCGGGTGGACCCTGAGCGAGGGCTTCCCGTGGATGGCGTATGATCCGACGCGGCGCAAGGCGTTCGTGGACTCGGTGGTCCGCTTCCTGGAGCAGTTCGACTTCGATGGCATCGACATCGACTGGGAGTACCCGGGCGCGGACGGCGCGGTGCCCGGGATGTCCCGCCCGGACGACCCCCAGAACTACCTGCAACTGCTGAAGGAACTGCGCGCCGGCATGGACTGGCTGAGCAGGAAGACCGGCAAGCAGTATCGCCTCTCCAGCGCCATCGCGGCGATCCCGAGCAAGCTGACGCTCATCGACTGGGCGGAGACGAGCAAGTACCTCGACCGCCTGTACCTGATGACGTACGACTTCTCCGGTGCCTGGGAGCGCCAGTTCAGTCACCACACGCCGCTCCTCACCAACCCCAACTTCAAGGATGCCCAGGGGAACACCGCGCCCCTCTCCGTGGACGCGGCGGTCCGGACGCTGAGGGAGGAGGGTGCGCCGGCGAACAAGATCATGATTGGCATCGCCAACTACCACCGCGCCAAGGCCATCAAGCTCGGCGACATCACCGAGTACACGAACGGCCTGAGGGGGAGTTCCACCTTCGGCGACCTGAACGCCACCGGCGTCGGGCTCGTCCTGGGCGTCGCCGGCGTCGGCTCGTGGGAGGCCGGCGTGGTGGAGGGCTATGATTTGTATCAGAACTTCCTCGACAAGGACCTGAAGCCCAGGAATGGCTACCACCTCTACACGGACAAGGCGTCCAACGCGGACTACCTGGTCAACCCGCTCGGCTCGTTCATCACCGTCGAGACGCCGCGCACCGTGGCGCTGAAGGCCGCCTACGCGAAGGTGAACGGCCTGGCAGGCGTGTTCGGGTGGCAGATGGAGCAGGACAACGGCTACAACCTCAACGCTCTCAACCACGTGCTCGGCAACGCGCTGGTGAGCAACCTGTCGGACGCGAAGCCACAGGACCAGATCGCGGTCTGCGGTGAGAACGTGACCGCCGCGGAGTGCGCGCAGCTCAACCAGGGCATCAAGTAG
- a CDS encoding PKD domain-containing protein: protein MHTIQPTPSSWRPPRKSFHALLLLSLGWSGCGLFGQNSPEDSNHAPSLTQVTATPASVNEVASTTLAVTATDPDGDPLTYTWTQTPATPVGTFGTETGSSRTWTAPAVPADTTFTLHVTVSDGKDGTAEGSVDVGVKNVPTVNRAPTVDAAITAPGSVIAGDTVNLSIGATDQDGDILTYAWTVDPAGAGTFTNPTAAAAQWRSGDLAAATSYSFLVTVSDGHDSVTRSVNVEVSIPSYARDIQPIWDAQCTRCHNSSTASRGGLNLDAGKSWASMVNIKSNNAPCISTNLARVLPKQPDDSLLVKKLIANPLCGTRMPQDNLAYFDEHPGELTRIRSWILADAPNN, encoded by the coding sequence ATGCACACGATTCAGCCGACCCCGTCCTCGTGGCGGCCCCCGCGGAAGTCGTTCCACGCGCTCCTGCTCCTGAGCCTGGGGTGGAGCGGATGCGGTCTGTTCGGTCAGAACTCCCCGGAGGACTCCAACCACGCCCCCTCCCTCACCCAGGTGACCGCCACGCCGGCCTCCGTCAACGAGGTCGCGAGCACCACCCTCGCGGTGACCGCCACCGACCCGGACGGGGATCCGCTCACCTACACCTGGACACAGACCCCGGCCACTCCCGTCGGCACCTTCGGCACCGAGACCGGCTCGAGCCGCACCTGGACGGCGCCCGCGGTGCCGGCCGACACGACCTTCACCCTGCACGTGACGGTCTCGGATGGGAAGGACGGCACGGCCGAGGGCTCGGTGGACGTGGGGGTGAAGAACGTTCCCACCGTCAACCGCGCCCCCACCGTGGACGCGGCCATCACCGCGCCTGGCTCGGTGATCGCGGGTGACACCGTCAACCTCTCCATTGGTGCCACGGATCAGGACGGGGACATCCTCACCTATGCCTGGACGGTCGATCCGGCGGGCGCGGGCACCTTCACCAACCCCACGGCCGCCGCCGCGCAGTGGCGCTCCGGCGACCTCGCCGCGGCGACGAGCTACTCCTTCCTGGTCACGGTCTCCGACGGGCACGACTCGGTGACGCGCTCGGTGAACGTGGAGGTGTCCATCCCCTCTTACGCCAGGGACATCCAGCCCATCTGGGACGCGCAGTGCACGCGGTGCCACAACAGCAGCACCGCGAGCCGCGGGGGGCTGAACCTCGATGCGGGCAAGTCCTGGGCTTCCATGGTGAACATCAAGAGCAACAACGCCCCCTGCATCAGCACCAACCTCGCGCGCGTGCTGCCGAAGCAGCCCGACGACTCGCTGCTCGTGAAGAAGCTCATCGCCAATCCCCTCTGCGGTACCAGGATGCCGCAAGACAACCTGGCCTACTTCGACGAGCACCCCGGCGAACTCACCCGCATCCGCTCCTGGATCCTCGCCGACGCGCCCAACAACTGA
- a CDS encoding B12-binding domain-containing radical SAM protein, whose protein sequence is MTIPAPPVSRETSPVRTRAEHPDLHLVFPPQWSPLQPFLSTPSLKAYLEERGFHIRQDDWNIAFYRWFIGPERLPLARTRLTHYVQSMTDEEGLYRAKCLHSLATLEEYEQLLALVEGLRTGDTYDTLEHFKESVDALKSLLAAFSAAEPVIEVGTTSLSDGDVLNSIESLMEFIDDRHANPFIPFFEQHVAAITQVPRFFGVSIIGTEQIVAGLTLGRIFKRAFPNVPVLVGGSVFSRLVEKEKTWVTRLFGTCFDYVCRYEGERPMERFLSSEDPRRDRTPNLAFLDGGELVLTSLGDTIPMSEVPTPDFSDLPLEDYLSPQIVLPLLTTRGCYWGKCAFCYHGMIYQDRYRMRAPELIARDVELLNQRHGVLHFAFNDEALPPKLFRMLPPAMPKEKYFFTALYKFEKYFTREDFKNMYDIGFRSLYIGLETASERVQKHMRKNNTQKVMVDNLQFAHDAGIWSHTFNFFGFPTETQAEAEETIQFLLNHADILHSEGTGTFVFEHNAPIHQAPDQFGVSSFTARTDTVLDLFYDYETTTGLSAEGAQRALERYNKLKRARGVYMNGHWIDREHLLLLLSRYGRAELKKQLAEVESATRQYSAAQLLRGYEFDTPQGKRHFVVNRHLRRVCITNADAVRIVNWLSLNSSVEDLLGIYPALEAALEPVLEDMEDEAMKEAS, encoded by the coding sequence ATGACCATTCCAGCCCCGCCTGTCTCGCGCGAGACCAGCCCGGTCCGCACCCGCGCCGAACATCCTGATCTCCACCTCGTCTTCCCACCGCAGTGGTCGCCGCTGCAGCCCTTCCTGAGCACGCCGTCGCTCAAGGCCTATCTCGAGGAGCGGGGTTTCCACATCCGCCAGGACGACTGGAACATCGCGTTCTACCGCTGGTTCATTGGCCCCGAGCGTCTTCCGCTCGCGAGGACGCGCCTGACGCACTACGTGCAGTCGATGACAGACGAGGAGGGCCTGTACCGGGCCAAATGCCTGCATTCGCTCGCGACGCTCGAGGAGTACGAGCAGCTCCTTGCCCTGGTGGAGGGACTGCGCACCGGCGACACCTACGATACGCTGGAGCACTTCAAGGAGAGCGTGGACGCCCTGAAGAGCCTGCTGGCCGCCTTCTCGGCCGCGGAGCCGGTGATCGAGGTGGGCACGACGTCGCTGTCCGACGGGGACGTGCTCAACTCGATCGAATCGCTCATGGAGTTCATCGACGATCGCCACGCCAACCCCTTCATCCCTTTCTTCGAGCAACATGTCGCGGCGATCACCCAGGTCCCGCGCTTCTTCGGCGTCTCGATCATCGGCACCGAGCAGATCGTCGCGGGCCTCACCCTCGGGCGCATCTTCAAGCGGGCCTTCCCGAACGTGCCGGTGCTGGTGGGCGGCAGCGTGTTCTCCCGCCTCGTCGAGAAGGAGAAGACCTGGGTCACGCGCTTGTTCGGCACCTGCTTCGACTACGTCTGCCGTTACGAGGGCGAGCGGCCCATGGAACGCTTCCTCTCCAGCGAGGATCCCCGTCGGGATCGGACCCCGAACCTCGCCTTCCTCGACGGGGGGGAGTTGGTGCTCACTTCGCTGGGCGACACCATCCCCATGAGCGAGGTGCCCACGCCAGACTTCTCGGACCTGCCACTCGAGGACTACCTGTCGCCGCAGATCGTCCTCCCCTTGCTGACCACGCGCGGCTGCTACTGGGGCAAGTGCGCCTTCTGCTACCACGGCATGATCTACCAGGACCGCTACCGCATGCGGGCCCCGGAGCTGATCGCCAGGGATGTGGAGCTGCTGAACCAGCGCCACGGCGTGTTGCACTTCGCCTTCAATGACGAGGCCCTGCCGCCGAAGCTGTTCCGGATGCTCCCCCCGGCGATGCCCAAGGAAAAATACTTCTTCACCGCCCTCTACAAGTTCGAGAAGTACTTCACGCGGGAAGACTTCAAGAACATGTATGACATTGGCTTCCGCTCGCTCTACATCGGCCTGGAGACGGCGTCCGAGCGCGTGCAGAAGCACATGCGCAAGAACAACACGCAGAAGGTGATGGTGGACAACCTGCAGTTCGCCCATGACGCGGGCATCTGGAGCCACACCTTCAACTTCTTCGGCTTCCCCACCGAGACGCAAGCGGAGGCGGAGGAGACGATCCAGTTCCTCCTCAACCACGCGGACATCCTGCACTCCGAGGGCACCGGCACCTTCGTGTTCGAGCACAACGCGCCCATCCATCAGGCGCCGGATCAGTTCGGCGTGAGCTCGTTCACGGCCCGGACGGACACCGTGCTGGATCTCTTCTACGACTACGAGACGACCACGGGTCTGAGCGCCGAGGGAGCTCAGCGCGCGCTGGAGCGCTACAACAAGCTCAAGCGCGCGCGGGGTGTCTACATGAACGGACACTGGATCGATCGCGAACACCTGCTGCTGTTGCTCAGCCGCTACGGGCGCGCGGAGCTCAAGAAACAGCTCGCCGAGGTGGAATCGGCGACCCGCCAGTACTCCGCCGCCCAGTTGCTGCGTGGGTATGAGTTCGACACGCCACAGGGCAAGCGCCACTTCGTGGTGAACCGCCACCTGCGGCGCGTGTGCATCACCAATGCGGACGCGGTGCGGATCGTGAACTGGCTCAGCCTGAACTCCAGTGTCGAGGATCTACTCGGCATCTACCCGGCGCTCGAAGCAGCGCTCGAGCCCGTTCTCGAGGACATGGAAGACGAGGCGATGAAAGAGGCGTCCTGA
- a CDS encoding PQQ-dependent sugar dehydrogenase produces the protein MLSFRSHLLLLGLLASPVLAAVPTGFQETAYTSSALTPATGLAWAPDGSGRLFITNKNGQVLVAVMRDGALVVQDAKLVTSVFTTESVYTSAECGLLGMAFDPNYTVNRYVYLFITATGSKQQIIRYTDANGVGTARTVLVDYLPTAQQNHNGGAIGFGPDGKLYWAIGDLGTGAGVDADLTSMASKVSRANLDGTPANDNPFNDGVGPNNEYIWARGFRDPFTFTFQPGTGALWVNTVGTSYEQIFVTRRGAHAGYDDYENNQPAGYITPVIKYRTNGTDTRDITAGGAVRGAGRVTFTTSALHGFRKGEKITVAGVTDTSFNGELYVSSVPSGTTWTAVQAGVDATSGGGTATTQSLGSSLTGGIFYDSTLFPSDYRGNLLFGDYGSGRLVRATLAGDGSVATVDAWASGITQAVDMDVGPDGALYVVGVASGTLRRISPTASGQKLLVSALHVTVVEGGRAVFTVRLAEAPTAELTVRVARASGDADLTVKDGAELTFTPANWNQLQRITLAAADDADAAADSAAFTVSAPGLSPETIQVASIDDNTARLVLSSTALTLNEEETASLTVALSKAPSSNVSLTVVRTAGDADVKVSSAETLTFRPANWSTPQTVTVAAAKDVDFLADSATLTLALAGGDARTVSVTVRDNDAAAPVISSTPGTSAVVGAPYRYQVVADGLPAPSFSLTSSVAGPVIDSSTGILVWTPEAVGTVDMTVSASNGAPPDAQQSFQVLVKADEPPLAVLTRPTQEERVSGATAAFFGDCVDDVGCTKAEFYVDGVLERTDARTSGPYHYGGEPNRWDTTSLSPGAHQVRLVVYDTAGRSAAAEARVCVGEGACVVPAEDPPGCGCGVGPGGALAWGGLVLGLMLRRRRPSDA, from the coding sequence ATGCTCTCGTTCCGCTCTCATCTGCTCCTGCTGGGGCTCCTGGCGTCGCCCGTGCTGGCCGCGGTCCCCACTGGCTTCCAGGAGACGGCGTACACCTCTTCGGCCCTGACCCCCGCGACGGGACTGGCCTGGGCACCCGATGGCTCGGGGCGGCTCTTCATCACCAACAAGAACGGCCAGGTGCTCGTCGCGGTGATGCGCGATGGGGCGCTCGTCGTGCAGGACGCGAAGCTGGTCACCTCCGTGTTCACCACGGAGAGCGTCTACACCTCCGCGGAGTGTGGCCTCCTCGGGATGGCGTTCGATCCGAACTACACCGTCAACCGCTACGTCTACCTGTTCATCACGGCCACCGGCTCCAAGCAGCAGATCATCCGCTATACGGACGCCAACGGAGTGGGTACGGCGCGCACGGTGCTCGTCGACTACCTGCCGACCGCCCAGCAGAACCATAACGGCGGAGCGATCGGTTTCGGCCCGGATGGAAAGCTGTACTGGGCCATCGGAGATCTGGGCACGGGCGCGGGTGTGGACGCGGATCTCACCTCGATGGCGTCCAAGGTGAGCCGGGCCAATCTGGACGGCACTCCCGCCAATGACAACCCCTTCAATGATGGGGTGGGCCCCAACAACGAGTACATCTGGGCGCGCGGCTTCCGCGATCCCTTTACCTTCACCTTCCAACCGGGCACCGGGGCGCTGTGGGTGAACACGGTCGGAACGAGCTACGAGCAGATCTTCGTGACGAGGAGAGGGGCTCATGCGGGCTACGACGACTACGAGAACAACCAGCCCGCGGGGTACATCACCCCGGTCATCAAGTACCGCACCAACGGCACGGACACGCGCGACATCACCGCGGGGGGCGCCGTGCGCGGCGCGGGCCGCGTCACCTTCACCACCAGCGCGCTCCACGGCTTCCGCAAGGGGGAGAAGATCACCGTGGCCGGCGTGACGGACACGAGCTTCAACGGGGAACTCTACGTGTCCAGCGTCCCGAGTGGCACGACGTGGACCGCGGTGCAGGCGGGGGTGGATGCGACGAGTGGCGGGGGCACCGCGACGACGCAGTCCCTGGGAAGCTCCCTGACGGGAGGGATCTTCTATGACTCCACGCTCTTTCCGAGCGACTACCGCGGCAACCTCCTCTTCGGGGACTACGGCTCCGGAAGGCTGGTGCGAGCCACGCTGGCCGGGGATGGCTCGGTGGCCACCGTGGATGCATGGGCCAGCGGCATCACCCAGGCCGTGGACATGGACGTGGGACCGGATGGCGCGCTGTATGTCGTGGGGGTCGCCTCGGGCACCCTCCGGCGGATCTCGCCCACCGCGTCCGGGCAGAAGCTCCTCGTCTCGGCGCTGCACGTGACAGTCGTCGAGGGCGGCAGAGCCGTGTTCACGGTGAGGCTGGCCGAGGCGCCCACCGCGGAGCTCACCGTCCGCGTGGCGAGGGCCTCGGGCGACGCGGATCTGACGGTGAAGGACGGCGCGGAACTCACCTTCACACCGGCCAACTGGAACCAGCTTCAGCGCATCACCCTCGCCGCCGCCGATGACGCGGACGCGGCGGCGGACAGCGCGGCCTTCACGGTGTCCGCACCCGGGCTGAGCCCCGAGACGATCCAGGTCGCGTCCATCGACGACAACACGGCGCGCCTGGTGCTGTCCTCCACGGCCTTGACGCTGAACGAGGAGGAGACCGCGTCCCTGACGGTGGCGCTCTCCAAGGCCCCTTCCAGCAATGTCTCGCTCACGGTGGTGCGGACGGCGGGGGATGCGGATGTCAAAGTCTCCAGCGCCGAGACCCTGACCTTCCGTCCGGCCAACTGGAGCACTCCGCAGACCGTCACGGTGGCGGCCGCGAAGGACGTGGACTTCCTGGCGGACTCCGCCACGCTCACCCTGGCCCTGGCTGGAGGGGACGCGCGCACGGTGTCCGTCACCGTGCGGGACAATGACGCCGCGGCCCCGGTCATCTCGTCCACGCCTGGCACCTCCGCGGTGGTGGGTGCCCCGTACCGCTATCAGGTGGTGGCCGACGGACTGCCCGCGCCCTCGTTCTCGCTGACGAGCAGCGTGGCGGGTCCGGTCATCGACTCCAGCACGGGCATCCTCGTGTGGACGCCGGAGGCCGTGGGCACGGTGGACATGACGGTGAGCGCGAGCAACGGGGCCCCTCCGGACGCGCAACAGTCCTTCCAGGTGCTCGTGAAGGCGGACGAGCCGCCGCTCGCGGTGCTCACGCGGCCCACGCAGGAGGAGCGGGTCTCGGGAGCGACGGCGGCGTTCTTCGGGGACTGCGTGGACGACGTGGGCTGCACGAAGGCGGAGTTCTATGTGGACGGGGTGCTGGAACGCACGGATGCGCGGACCTCCGGGCCCTACCATTACGGGGGCGAGCCCAACCGGTGGGACACGACGTCGCTGAGTCCTGGCGCGCACCAGGTGCGCCTGGTCGTCTACGACACCGCGGGGCGGAGCGCCGCGGCCGAGGCCAGGGTGTGCGTGGGTGAGGGGGCGTGCGTTGTGCCGGCGGAGGACCCGCCGGGCTGTGGTTGTGGCGTGGGCCCTGGAGGCGCGCTGGCGTGGGGAGGGCTGGTCCTGGGTCTGATGCTGCGTCGAAGGCGGCCGAGCGACGCATAG
- a CDS encoding arylesterase: MRQGYMRERTRTVGVLGYLVMTLAMGLATLGAPVAEAGPARTVLVMGDSLSAAYGLAPEEGWVALTAEQMARQTPGWRVVNASVSGETTAGGAARIEGELARNQPAVVVIALGGNDGLRGLSLKQTRANLEKLVSAAKASGARVLLVGMRMPPNLGKAYTEGFAANYRAVAEAHKVSLLPFLLEPIAMERASFQSDNIHPVAAVQPKLRDHVWPALAPLLK, encoded by the coding sequence ATGAGGCAAGGATACATGAGGGAGCGCACCCGGACCGTCGGTGTGCTCGGTTATCTGGTGATGACACTGGCCATGGGACTGGCCACGCTGGGAGCACCGGTCGCGGAGGCCGGGCCCGCGCGGACGGTGCTGGTGATGGGGGACTCGCTGTCCGCCGCCTACGGGCTCGCGCCGGAGGAGGGCTGGGTGGCGCTGACCGCCGAGCAGATGGCCAGGCAGACGCCTGGATGGCGGGTGGTGAACGCCAGCGTCAGTGGAGAAACCACCGCGGGCGGAGCCGCGCGAATCGAAGGAGAGCTCGCGCGCAACCAGCCAGCGGTGGTGGTCATCGCCCTGGGTGGCAACGACGGGCTGCGGGGCCTGTCGCTCAAGCAGACCCGGGCCAACCTGGAGAAGCTGGTGAGCGCGGCCAAGGCCTCTGGAGCCCGGGTGTTGCTGGTGGGCATGCGCATGCCGCCCAACCTGGGCAAGGCCTACACGGAGGGCTTCGCGGCCAACTACCGAGCCGTGGCCGAGGCGCACAAGGTGTCCCTGCTCCCGTTCCTGCTGGAGCCCATTGCCATGGAGCGCGCCTCCTTCCAGTCCGACAACATCCACCCCGTCGCCGCCGTGCAGCCCAAGCTGCGCGACCATGTCTGGCCCGCGCTGGCTCCGCTGCTGAAGTGA